From a region of the Hemibagrus wyckioides isolate EC202008001 linkage group LG14, SWU_Hwy_1.0, whole genome shotgun sequence genome:
- the phlda2 gene encoding pleckstrin homology-like domain family A member 2: MKMTSVESSKVLKEGELEKRSDNLLQFWKRKTCVLTTDSLNIYADTQKKSKSKELKLQYIKKVDCVERTGKFVYFTIVTTDDKEIDFRCSGEDNCWNAVITMALIDFQNRRAIQDFKTRQDAESSTLGQQEALRMARAP; this comes from the coding sequence atgaaaatgacTTCGGTAGAGAGCTCCAAGGTGCTGAAGGAGGGCGAGCTGGAGAAGAGGAGCGACAACCTGCTCCAGTTCTGGAAGAGAAAGACGTGCGTCCTCACCACGGACAGCCTGAACATCTACGCCGACACGCAGAAGAAAAGCAAAAGCAAAGAGCTCAAGCTGCAGTACATTAAGAAAGTGGACTGCGTGGAGCGCACCGGCAAGTTCGTCTACTTCACCATCGTCACCACGGACGATAAGGAGATCGACTTCCGGTGCTCAGGCGAGGATAACTGCTGGAACGCGGTGATCACCATGGCACTGATCGATTTCCAGAACAGGAGAGCCATCCAGGACTTTAAAACAAGACAGGACGCAGAAAGCTCCACTTTGGGACAGCAGGAGGCTTTACGCATGGCCCGGGCGCCGTGA